A single Chloroflexota bacterium DNA region contains:
- a CDS encoding biotin/lipoyl-binding protein, with translation MADIPVESPITGVIVEISVSVGDTVEFGDVLVVIESMKMENEILSDYDGVVKEIRVRNNQNISQDDVMLILEE, from the coding sequence TTGGCAGATATACCAGTCGAATCACCGATAACCGGAGTCATAGTTGAAATAAGCGTGTCGGTCGGCGATACCGTCGAGTTCGGCGATGTGTTGGTCGTCATCGAATCCATGAAGATGGAGAACGAGATTCTTTCCGACTACGACGGCGTGGTCAAAGAGATTCGCGTTCGTAACAACCAGAACATATCGCAAGACGATGTGATGCTGATTCTCGAGGAGTGA